A window from Cryptomeria japonica chromosome 1, Sugi_1.0, whole genome shotgun sequence encodes these proteins:
- the LOC131856269 gene encoding secreted RxLR effector protein 161-like has product MSDCKPTPTPFLSGVKLEDGQDTPLVDCTLYRQLVGSLLYLTHSRPDLSYAVGVVSRYMQEPHELHWKVAKCILHYVQGTISYGIHYSVGCTLDLIGYTDFDWAGDNIDRKSTSRYVLCLGSGPICWSNKKQASIALSSTEAEYRGAVNATIQVLWLQNFLTELGMCFHQPTIIWCDNQSTLKVCRDPVLQQRTKHIEIHMHFIRDLINDNIIDLQYCPTSQQIADIFTKTFTEQKFHFLRDLLGVKETVP; this is encoded by the coding sequence ATGAGTGATTGTAAGCCAACACCCACACCTTTCTTGTCCGGAGTAAAGCTTGAGGATGGCCAAGATACACCATTGGTTGATTGCACACTCTATCGTCAGCTTGTGGGGAGTCTTCTTTATCTCACTCACTCTCGTCCAGATCTATCATATGCAGTGGGTGTTGTTTCCAGATACATGCAGGAGCCTCATGAACTGCATTGGAAAGTTGCCAAATGTATACTTCACTATGTTCAAGGAACCATTAGCTATGGGATTCATTATTCAGTTGGATGTACTTTGGATCTCATTGGCTATACTGattttgattgggctggtgataacATTGATCGCAAGTCCACTTCAAGATATGTTCTCTGTTTGGGCTCTGGTCCCATTTGTTGGTCAAATAAAAAGCAAGCTTCCATTGCTCTAtcatccacagaggctgaatatcgAGGTGCAGTCAATGCTACCATTCAAGTTCTTTGGCTGCAAAATTTTCTCACTGAGCTGGGTATGTGTTTTCATCAACCAACCATCATTTGGTGTGACAACCAAAGTACATTGAAGGTTTGTAGAGATCCAGTACTACAACAACGGACAAAGCAcatcgagatccacatgcacttcatccgAGATCTGATCAATGATAACATCATTGATTTACAATATTGTCCCACGTCTCAacagattgctgacatattcacgAAGACATTCACTGAGCAGAAGTTTCACTTTCTCCGAGATCTTCTTGGGGTGAAAGAAACTGTACCATAG